The genomic stretch CACAGGCCGAAAGAATGTGGAGCCTGACTAAAAGCCTTGTGGTGCTCCTGCGGGATAGCGACAACGACGTGGTTAGGATGACCGTCGTTCTCCTGACTTATTTCTTCCTGGACAAGGATGCCCCGATACCGAGCCCCATcgccctgcagctggctgaggcCCTCCTGCCACTCTTTGACAACGTAAGGCTCTGTGCCCCCAGGCAAGGCCACTGGATGCCACCCAGATACTGTGTACCCTGTGGATTTTCAGGCCTGCGCCCAGgtgggcctggagcagctgatgttgaggtctttttttcttcctttcatacaGGATGACAGCCAGGTGCAGCTGCTCTCCATGTTTGTCTTCAGAACACTGATGTCTTTTGTCATAGAAAAAGAGCCCCTGAAAACACAAGTGTGCCAGAGCCTGCTCCCACTCTTCTTCCACTGCCACGATGAGAACCAGCACGTGGCAGAGGTGAGGACTCGTGCCCCGGCATGGAGAtgggctgcctcctgccctggcgcCTCGCGGGcttcagcctcctcctggccttggcacagggacgCGCGCGTCCCAtgccctgggctgtggtgccatcTCCGGGTCTCTGCTGCTCGCCAGGCTTCTCGGGAAACGCTGCTTTGTGCGGTCCAGTTCCTGAAGAGGAGAGATCTCGAAAAGCTGgtgaagaaggagaagctgtggaagtTCGCCGAGTGCCTGGTAAGGACGGCCTGGCcgcagcctggagaagccccCTGCCCCCGGCGCTCAGTGTgcggggctggcagctgtgctccctgTCCAGCGCTGCACCCAGGGGCGCCAGCCTGCGCCCCACacgctgctcccttccctgggccGCGcgggctcttctccaggctcctctGGCCCCGAGCCGGGCGCCGATGGAGCGCcggcccagctgggctgtggggcggGGGCGGCACCGAGGCTCCCCGGGCAGCACCCGGCCCTCGGCCCTCTCCAGAGCCCGGCGCCAGCGGCTGCTGGCCGggcctcggggctgtgcgggcagGGGAGGCAGTGCCGGCCGTAGGGAGCGCCCGGCCAAGGGGCTGAGCCCGCGCTAAGCCTTCCCTCCTGGCgctctctccagctggcagaggacaggagccaAGCGGCCGAGCACCTGCGCCTGGCCCTGCCGTACCTGGAGAACCCGCAGGAGCCCCTGCGAGAGGCGGCCGTCAGGTTCATGGGTGAGCCACGAGGCCggggcccctccccgccccgccgcagctcggccccggccccgcctgctgccccggcagcgggatccgggcccggggccgtggAGCCCCGCCTGCCCTCGGGCGTCAGGATGCGGCAGGAGCCCGGGCCGAGCGCTGCCAGGGAAGGAGGTCGTGTGGCctcagggctggcagcgccggtgtggggcagctgtgccGCTGGGGCTGTGACAGGCTCTGTGTTCCCAGAGATTGCCGGGCGGAGCATGAGGGGGCAGCACAAAGAGCTCCAGCTCATGTGCAAAGGTGAGTGAGGGCAGCGGGCTCTCagcgggggctggcggggggaTCTGCAATTCCTGCCCCGGCTGcggagggctctgctccctgtgcggACGAGGGGCGGcgtgggcagagcacagagaggtttcagGGCCGCGTGGGGCATTGGTGGCCAGCACCTTTGGGCTGATCCTGTcggtccctgctccctcctggccatggcaagagcaggctgggatggcCCTGGAAGGGGGCTCTCCTCGGGTCCCCGCAGATCCGGGATCTGAccgtggctctgttcctctctctTGCAGCCCTTGAACACCTGACAGAGGACATCAGCCCTGCTGTCTCCAACCTGGCACTTCAAACATTGTACGTTCTCCGGTCACTAGAGACGTCTCGATACTCCATATTCCGGAGGCTGCAGGATCAACTCCGCAGGGCATGGAAGACACGGCCTCGGCTGTCGAGCCTTGGCCGGCTGTGTTTCTGGAGCTCTGCGGAGAGCTGATCTGggaggctctgcctgctggggcCACCTGAGCCAGaggggattttcttttctttaagaattttcttttcttttctgtattctgtAGAATATAAATATAGAATGTGTTATAATACACAGACTCCCAGGAGCTTTCTTTTGGTGCCCAGTATCGGCAGGGCataggggaagaggggagaaggggtgcttGCGCTCAGCAAGTTGCCCAAGCGTGCGGAGTGGAAGGGGAGATGGCCAGAAGCTCCTTGGCCTTTGGTGGGTCTGCTGAAGCCTTAACGCTGTCGAGAGAGCGGGTGGGCAGGGGCCAGAGCTGCGGGGATCCCTGCGGGACTGGTGCCGGGAGATGGCCACAAGCCCTGTCCCCGGCAGGAGCCGCCATCTGTGTCCTCCTGCCCGTGCGTTGCTGCCTGGCTTGCTGAGGGCTCCGAGGTGCCTCTTGATCCGGCTCgtctggagctctgtcagggctgtgctgctgccggGCAGGttggccaggctgggggagacCCTGAGGGGACGGGGCGGTGGTAGGCCGTGAAGGGAGGAGGTGCTGCGGAAGCGCTGACGGGACAAGGCAGCGGGAAGGCACGAGGAGGATGTGTGACGGAGTGGGTGGCAGGAGGCTACAAGGGGACAGGAGGTCCCTGAGGGGCGGGGGTGGTGGGAAGGCCTGAGGAATTGGGTGTCAGAGGCCATAAGCAGCCCCCAGGCAGCCACCTCGTTCCTGCCACCCGGCTGCTCTGGCGCTTCCCCGACACGTCTCCCAGGCCTGTGGCAGAAGCCCTTGAAGCCGGGCCTCAGCAGGACAGTGGGGACCAGCCCgaggtgcccaggctgggctggctggggacaaggagggcagaggggccctgccggGGCACGGCCACTGGGTGCTGCCAGTCCCCACGGCTGCCCAGGCCACGGTGCTGTGACCGCAGCCCCCCTGACACAGCGCTCTGGGCCCGCACGGCTGCTGCCACCATGGGACAGACGGCGATGTCTCCTCGAGCAGGGCTGCCGAGTCGCTGCTGCCAAAGCGGCTCTGGACGCCACAGGAACGGCACCAGAGCGtgcccaggaacagcaggagccCGAGCGCCGGCACCTGCTCAACGAGGCATCCGGGCCAGCCGGGATGCCAAAAAGGGGGATACTGTGGGCACAACTGCACGTGGTTTGGCAAAAGGCTCCAGCAGAATTGGCCATGATGGCTTTCTCTTGACTCGCCAGCCTCACAGCAATGCttggcagcttcagctgcagcctgtgcccctGACTGACTTCAGTGGCTGTGCTTGAGGGCAGACTGGCCTTCCACAGTCAGGCGTCCCAAGGCAGTGGCATTGGTGCCACCGTGAGAGCGAGACTCTGATGGGACACGAGCCCTGCGCTGCAGCTGCCGTCCCTCTCCTCCATGCAGGCACCTTACAGACACGTGCATGAGCTTCCAAACTAAATCCTGGActtgcttggaacaaaggaagcAGCCGCAGCAGGcgctgaagaaaagcagggacTTCTATGGCTCCGTTTTGCTCTCCACTtggggaatcacagaatcccagagcaCTTTGTGTTGGAAAGTatcttaaggatcatccagttccagccacCCCGCCATGGGCACAGGTGGTGTGCACGCACACCAGTCACTAGAATTGGAAGAACACTTGGCTGCCGTGTTTACCTTTTCCCCTCCTGGATTTCAAGCTAAGAGGAAAAGGTCAGCTGGTTAAAGCTGAATCTTGTTGCTCACGGAACTAGGAATAGGAGTCTCCAATGGGACCTGGTATGTCCATTCAACCTTTGTAAGATCCCACGGTTGGAGCTCAGCCCTGTACAGCCCAGGCACAGGCTCCAGGCTGGTCCATTTCAGCATCCCCAAGTCTTTGTGGCTTCCTGTGCACCCTGAGACTTCTGAATCCATTCTTGAATTCCCAGTTACTGCTGTGCAGGACGTGAGAACACAGTGCTTGGAACAGCCTGTTTGGCTCATTCTTGGGTTTGCTGCTCCCGACTAAAGTAATAATCAGGAGTATATGCTGATGCACAGGTATAGCTGAACACCAGGGACTTTCTATGGAGTGTCTAAAACCTTGTGTGACTGCCCAGAGACTCTAAAACCCAGAGGTGAAAATGACGGCTTTGCTATTTAAGAATCCTAGAAATTTTGACATCTGATTTTTCTGGTCAAGGATTTTCATGCCAATGcggaaatgacaaaaatattaaaacttgttttccttgGCAACCCCTTTTAAACGGCATCAGTAAACTTACAGGGGACAGGGTGTGACACTGGGCATGGTACTTGGCAGTCCATGGCTTCAGATGTGGGTGATTAATGTTTTGCCCGGTTTCACCCAGGAGTTCAAGTGTTCCCAGGGCTTTGTTCAACTGGTCATTGCAGGTAACTTCCACTAAATGCAAAAGGATGTCCCAGCAGAACTTCTGGAGAATGTGCCCTAGGGATAGGGACAAAACCTTGAAAATGATCAGCAGGGtctgaaaaactttaaaaaaaaaaaaaaaaaaaaagttaaagtaGATATGGCTCTGTGGCTTTTCAGGCACGACTCTTTGGGGCCGGAGGAAACGTTTGCCTTGCATCAGCTGCAACGTAGACAGACATGCAGCAACTGGAGTGTTGAACGTCAGAGACTGGGCTAATGTTTTTCCCAGGGAAACAGACAGAAGATCACAAGGAAACATGACCGTGTCTCTGTACAATCTAATTGTCCTGTGAAACTCAGAAGCTGGTGATGCTCTGGTTCTACTGCTAATcccttccatgaaaaaattcatTCCAGGAAGCAGCAACATCTCCTGTCAGATACTGAGTGTTGCCCCCAGTtgctccaggtgctcctgccaacagccccctgTAGGAAGGAGCACAGACCCCAATGCGCCTTGGCTTTGGCTGCCCTCTGGCAGAGAAGTCCCCCGGGGGCACAGGTCTCTGGGGCAGGAGACGGGCACCAGCGCGGCCAGGGCACGGGGGTCTAGCAGGTCTGCTTCGGCGGGGGCTCTGCCACACCTGCTGATTTCAGCGCTCCCCGGGGCCCCGGGGTCAGAGCAGCATTTGCGCCCTGGCTCACACGTCCTTGTGTCTGTGTCACAGCCCCGGCTTCAGGATGGCCACCAGCCGGGATGTGTCCCACGGAGgccgtgccagcttctgtggaagACCCCGTGCCCTTCCTGCCACGGCTGTGTTGCTGGCCGTGggggctcctggtgctgctccgAACCCACAGAGCAGGGGAGCGTTTGCTTATGGATTGAGCCATTCTTAAAGCTGCTGTCGGGCTGTCTTAGGCACTTGGAGCAAGggattccttccaacctgggccacttggggtgggctgggggcggcCCCAGGGCAGGTGGCAGTGTGTGCAAaggccctttgtgacacggtGCAGCATGGTCAccatgggatggaatgggacagggtgtcccagggccctttgtgacacgtgCTGACATAGGTGCTGGTGGTGACGCGGCCACGCCACAGTGCTCGGAGCACGCGACGGGATAGGACAGGACAGAGCGGTGCTGTGAGGAGCCCCCGCACAGCGCGCTTGTTCTTTGCTGACCCGGAGCCTTTCCGAGGCGTTTACCTGTGCAGGTGCCCTCGAGGCCAGACCATAGGACTTGGTGACCCGTGGCCTTCCTGAGgcttctcttctgcaggtgCCCTCGAGGGCAGACCATGGGACTTGGTGCCCCGGAGCTTTTCTAAGGcatctcccatccctgtggccGGTGCCCTCGAGACCAGACCGTGGGACTTGCTGTCCTTGCTTCCCAAGACTTCTCTCTTGAAGGTGCCTTGAAGGCGCGACTGCAGGACTTGCTGACCCGGAGCTTTTAAGAGGCATctctcctgcaagtagccttcaATCCGGTCAGTGACATGGAGCAGAGACCCCCAACCATGCCCAAGCTGGCCTGGGTGAATGAGGATGaagaaggccctggagctgtCCCAGAACAGCAGCTAGAAGAGGTGGAGCAGTTCCAGCCACCACAGGAGGGTGAGTGGCAGAGCTAGGCCACAGGGCTGGTGCCTTCAAGGCACAACTGCAAGACTTGATGACCTGGAACTTTTTGGAGGCGTATCTCTGCAAGTACCCTTCAATCCAGTCAGTGACATGGAGCAGAGACCCCCAACCGTGCCCAAGCTGGCCTgggtgaaggaggaggaagaaggccctggagctgccccagcacagcagctagAAGAGGTGGAGCAGTTCCAGCCACCACAGGAGGGTGAATAGCAAAGCTGGGTCACAGggctggtgcctgcagccaacttggccccatcccatcccgtcccatcccatcccatcctgtcccGTCCCCTGGGGGCATGCCCATGGACAGGACGGAAGAGGGGCCGGGGCAGACCCCCCCCACAGCAGCCGTGCTCCATCCCCTGGGCATaccggggctgtccctgcctggggagcgcagggctgggctgtgttctCCGGCCTCTCCcgcagcccctcagctctggctgcgcTCGCTCTTTACCAGACCCAGCCGTGGACCCGACACAAGAGCACGACCCCGCCCGTGGCCGCTTCCGCAGAACAGCGCAGGTACCTGCAGCCGTCCccacctgggctgggcctgctgtCGCTGCTCAGCCGAGCACTGTGCTTGGAGCACCCCATGGAAcatccttctcctcttgccctcCTCCTACAGATGGTTTGCAAATTCATCAGGAGCATTCGGGAGAAAGAGACCAGCGTCATGGGCACTGGGGTCATACCATACTCAGAGGTCTTCAAATACGAGACCAGTGCCGCCCTGCTGGATTTGCTTGTGAAGCAGGGTGTTTCCAGTCCAGAGCAAGTAAGCAGCATGTGGCCAGGGTTCAGTTCCCCCAGGAGTCACATGGCTTGCCAAGCCACGCCTGCTGGTCACTTTAAGCCTTTGAGGCCATCCCAgtgtggtgggaagggaagcagtTCTCTGGGGAAGCTGGGGGACATTACTCCCTGTGGCAGCTTCCAGCTCTCCCCGTACCTTCTCCAGGTGCCTGCCATGGTGAGGTTCATCCACCGATGGCTCATGGCCAATGAGcctgctgagcacaggctgGACAATACCCTGCTGGAGCTGACAGAGGCACAGCCAGCTGATGTAGTCATGACTCTCCTGCGTGTGGCCCCATTGTGTGACAGGTATGGGGCCCACCTGCCCAAAGGGCTCAGGGCTCACCAGCCCATCACCCTGTGGAGCCTGTCTCCCAGGCGCGTGACAAACGGAGAGTTCCAGGGCCCTCTGGCTCCTCCATTTTCCAGCCGTGGCATGTCAGCCCCCAAGCCtgctgccatgctccctccctgcccctcagggGCCGGTGCCCACAGGGGTGGgctgcctgggtgctgctggtgaaGGGCCgtgggcagaagcagagctggcagtcAGCCCGGGCCCCTACAGCTGCCCAGGCCACGGTGCTGTGGCTGACACCCCCCGACACAGAGTTctgaccccacagagctgctgcgaCCATGTGGACGACAATCATGTCCTCGCCCAGGACTGCGGAGCTGgcgcagctgctgctcctcgaTGTGCTGGGGAGCTGGCCAGAGCACAGCATGCGCACCTCCGATGGCGACGACACAGATGTCTTTGCCCTGGCTGTGAGTTTCTGGAACTGGCCTTTGCTCGCCCCCAGGCCACCTTCCATcagctctccatcctcctgccccCACTGCGTCTCCCTGCCTCAGGCGCTGGGCTGAAACCTGGGCTAGGGGCAGGTTCAGGGGCACCAGGCCAGGTGCTCCGCCTACGTCTCCCCTGGCCTCCCCCTTCCATGCTCTGGCCCTGCCACGTGGACGCCTTGGCACTGGGCGCTGTCTCAGGGTGGTTTGTCCTTTGCAGGCAACTGTGGTGATGTGGAAGATCCTCCAGGTGCCCTGTGTCCCACACGTACTGATATTCTTTTTCCCCCGCCTCTTTGCGCATCTCCTCTTCCAGGTGTACTTCAGCACATTGGATACGCCAGAGGAGGTCAATACCTTCTGGAAGGGATGCCAGGAGGAACACGGCCTTGCCACCAACCCCAGCAGGTGCTCCATCCCagtcctcctgtccctcccatgtcgccagggcaggagccagtCCCCCAGCGTgacctgggctttgctctgcacaCAGGTTTGCAGTGCGGACCCTgaaggccctgctctgccttctccagtgtgagcacgTGGTGATGGCAATGGAGCGCAAGCGTGGCTGGGACACGCTGCTCTGTGCCGACACCCACCACTATGCAGTGGGTCTGCTGGCCAGGTGAGACCCCCTTCTCCCCCGCTGCCCTCGGCTtttgtgccctgtgcccagggTGCCCCACACGGTGGCCGTGGTCGTGGGCCAGAGGGCCTTGTCACCGAGGAACGGCTGAGCTGACGGGAAAAGGCCGGGAGAGGAGGGTGCCCCGGAGCAGCCGCCTCCCAAAGGGCCCAGGTCCCTTCGCAGGGTGGTCGGGAAAGACCAGAACTATGTGACTCAGTCCTGGGACAGGTttgccccgcccccccccccccaccccagctcagGGCCTGAGtgcttttttctgccttccagGGAGATGAGCCAAGCATCGCTGCACTTGTGTAAAAGCATCTTATGCTGTCTCCTTGAGATGCTCAGCAAAGAGATGCCATACTGGGATTTCCCCGCCCTGGCGTTCCTTGTGGAGGTGAGCCCGACGGCCAGCGCTGCCTCGCtagagctgcctcccagctctctgccctcccGTAGCCGCAGCTGCCTGGGACGGTGCCCGCGCCCTgcgctgctgcctgggcccagCCCTGTGCGCTTCCGGGCTCCTGCCGGCCGGctcccctgtcactgccctgtgcctttcAGGTCCTCGAGTGCCTGGACCTGAGTGAATGCGGTGACAGCATAATGGACGTCGTAACAAGACACCTGAAGAGCAAGCGCAGGGAGATGCGTCGCCTGGCACTCAGGGTCCTCCTCTTGCTCAGGGATGATCCCTCAATGGTGAGAAGGGGGCAGCACCTGAAGCTGCGCTGGCAGCGTGGGGCTGGGGAACACTGTCGCTTGGGCTTGGCCGGGCTTTGGGCGCTGAGGCAGctgtttccagctctcctgcctcctggtTCAGCTGCCCGAGTGCTTCGGGACAGGCCTTTGGCCTCTGGGCCCTACTGTAGAAGGGTGGCGTTGCACAGCTTTGTGTTCCACACAGGCCGAAAGAATGTGGAGCCTGACTAAAAGCCTTGTGGTGCTCCTGCGGGATAGCGACAACGACGTGGTTAGGATGACCGTCGTTCTCCTGACTTATTTCTTCCTGGACAAGGATGCCCCGATACCGAGCCCCATcgccctgcagctggctgaggcCCTCCTGCCACTCTTTGACAACGTAAGGCTCTGTGCCCCCAGGCAAGGCCACTGGATGCCACCCAGATACTGTGTACCCTGTGGATTTTCAGGCCTGCGCCCAGgtgggcctggagcagctgatgttgaggtctttttttcttcctttcatacaGGATGACAGCCAGGTGCAGCTGCTCTCCATGTTTGTCTTCAGAACACTGATGTCTTTTGTCATAGAAAAAGAGCCCCTGAAAACACAAGTGTGCCAGAGCCTGCTCCCACTCTTCTTCCACTGCCACGATGAGAACCAGCACGTGGCAGAGGTGAGGACTCGTGCCCCGGCATGGAGAtgggctgcctcctgccctggcgcCTCGCGGGcttcagcctcctcctggccttggcacagggacgCGCGCGTCCCAtgccctgggctgtggtgccatcTCCGGGTCTCTGCTGCTCGCCAGGCTTCTCAGGAAACGCTGCTTTGTGCGGTCCAGTTCCTGAAGAGGAGAGATCTCGAAAAGCTGgtgaagaaggagaagctgtggaagtTCGCCGAGTGCCTGGTAAGGACGGCCTGGCcgcagcctggagaagccccCTGCCCCCGGCGCTCAGTGTgcggggctggcagctgtgctccctgTCCAGCGCTGCACCCAGGGGCGCCAGCCTGCGCCCCACacgctgctcccttccctgggccGCGcgggctcttctccaggctcctctGGCCCCGAGCCGGGCGCCGATGGAGCGCcggcccagctgggctgtggggcggGGGCGGCACCGAGGCTCCCCGGGCAGCACCCGGCCCTCGGCCCTCTCCAGAGCCTGGCGCCAGCGGCTGCTGGCCGggcctcggggctgtgcgggcagGGGAGGCAGTGCCGGCCGTAGGGAGCGCCCGGCCAAGGGGCTGAGCCCGCGCTAAGCCTTCCCTCCTGGCgctctctccagctggcagaggacaggagccaAGCGGCCGAGCACCTGCGCCTGGCCCTGCCGTACCTGGAGAACCCGCAGGAGCCCCTGCGAGAGGCGGCCGTCAGGTTCATGGGTGAGCCACGAGGCCggggcccctccccgccccgccgcagctcggccccggccccgcctgctgccccggcagcgggatccgggcccggggccgtggAGCCCCGCCTGCCCTCGGGCGTCAGGATGCGGCAGGAGCCCGGGCCGAGCG from Corvus hawaiiensis isolate bCorHaw1 chromosome 7, bCorHaw1.pri.cur, whole genome shotgun sequence encodes the following:
- the LOC125328572 gene encoding uncharacterized protein LOC125328572, producing MAMERKRGWDTLLCADTHHYAVGLLAREMSQASLHLCKSILCCLLEMLSKEMPYWDFPALAFLVEVLECLDLSECGDSIMDVVTRHLKSKRREMRRLALRVLLLLRDDPSMAERMWSLTKSLVVLLRDSDNDVVRMTVVLLTYFFLDKDAPIPSPIALQLAEALLPLFDNDDSQVQLLSMFVFRTLMSFVIEKEPLKTQVCQSLLPLFFHCHDENQHVAEVRTRAPAWRWAASCPGASRASASSWPWHRDARVPCPGLWCHLRVSAARQASQETLLCAVQFLKRRDLEKLVKKEKLWKFAECLLAEDRSQAAEHLRLALPYLENPQEPLREAAVRFMEIAGRSMRGQHKELQLMCKALEHLTEDISPAVSNLALQTLYVLRSLETSRYSIFRRLQDQLRRAWKTRPRLSSLGRLCFWSSAES
- the LOC125328799 gene encoding uncharacterized protein LOC125328799, whose protein sequence is MLSKEMPYWDFPALAFLVEVLECLDLSECGDSIMDVVTRHLKSERREMRRLALRVLLLLRDDPSMAERMWSLTKSLVVLLRDSDNDVVRMTVVLLTYFFLDKDAPIPSPIALQLAEALLPLFDNDDSQVQLLSMFVFRTLMSFVIEKEPLKTQVCQSLLPLFFHCHDENQHVAEASRETLLCAVQFLKRRDLEKLVKKEKLWKFAECLLAEDRSQAAEHLRLALPYLENPQEPLREAAVRFMEIAGRSMRGQHKELQLMCKALEHLTEDISPAVSNLALQTLYVLRSLETSRYSIFRRLQDQLRRAWKTRPRLSSLGRLCFWSSAES